The following coding sequences lie in one Halodesulfovibrio sp. MK-HDV genomic window:
- the ndk gene encoding nucleoside-diphosphate kinase, protein MIQRTFSIIKPDATGRNLEGKILAHIQGAGLNVVAMKKIRMTKEQAEGFYNVHKERPFFQSLIEFMTSGPVVCSILEGENAIETYRAIMGATNPADAAEGTIRKEFAENIEANSVHGSDAPETALYEINYFFNNLEITG, encoded by the coding sequence ATGATTCAGAGAACTTTTTCTATCATCAAACCAGATGCAACTGGACGCAACCTCGAAGGCAAAATCCTTGCGCACATCCAAGGTGCAGGCCTTAATGTGGTTGCTATGAAAAAAATTCGCATGACAAAAGAACAGGCGGAAGGGTTCTATAACGTTCATAAGGAACGTCCTTTCTTCCAAAGCCTTATTGAATTCATGACATCAGGTCCTGTTGTCTGCTCTATTCTTGAAGGCGAAAACGCAATTGAAACCTATCGTGCAATTATGGGTGCTACCAACCCTGCAGATGCTGCAGAGGGTACCATCCGTAAAGAGTTTGCAGAAAACATTGAAGCCAACTCAGTTCATGGCTCCGATGCTCCTGAAACAGCTCTGTACGAGATTAATTACTTCTTTAATAATCTGGAGATCACTGGTTAA
- a CDS encoding divergent polysaccharide deacetylase family protein has translation MSDSRQNQPPRWPYYALAVICCITLVALFCVLTSAPDKKNIEPMAEMRAPVSAASLPYEERLDAPMEEGVKRIDYAILRALQDAKVSTSDIELIAIEQQRFGDETFHFQQLRINSKYNADELVTPIATALVQWSDKANLTKLSGTMYRVTFNDVETHLLKFNQTDGTVDPNKIPATLDIGGHLTIVIDDLGESISAAHSLASLDYPVTFAIWPRSSYAKEIADVASAFSREIIIHQPMEPMSADAKPGPGAVYVDMTSEDIRATLRANFKLIPGAVGLNNHMGSKFTQNREAVREVALEAKESGFFVLDSMTHAKSVFFNEAKRQGLIAFRRNVFIDNVKEVQSTLHQLKKAERIALAKGTAIAIGHPYPTTLLALQEWEKQRNGRVAVVKLSELLDF, from the coding sequence ATGTCTGACTCGCGACAGAACCAGCCGCCGCGCTGGCCTTACTATGCACTTGCGGTTATTTGCTGTATTACCTTGGTCGCTCTTTTTTGCGTACTCACCAGTGCTCCTGATAAAAAGAACATTGAACCTATGGCAGAAATGCGCGCTCCGGTGAGCGCAGCATCCTTGCCGTATGAAGAAAGACTTGATGCCCCGATGGAAGAAGGCGTTAAGCGTATTGACTATGCCATCTTACGTGCATTGCAGGACGCAAAGGTTTCTACCTCCGACATTGAGCTTATAGCTATCGAACAGCAGCGGTTCGGCGATGAGACATTTCACTTCCAACAGTTACGCATTAACTCAAAGTATAATGCTGACGAACTCGTTACGCCGATTGCAACGGCGCTGGTTCAATGGTCAGACAAGGCAAATCTGACCAAACTCTCCGGCACCATGTACCGCGTAACCTTTAACGATGTGGAAACACATCTGCTTAAGTTTAACCAAACCGATGGCACAGTGGATCCCAATAAGATCCCTGCAACATTGGATATTGGCGGCCATCTAACTATTGTGATAGATGACCTTGGTGAAAGCATTTCGGCAGCACATTCGCTTGCAAGCTTAGACTATCCTGTAACCTTCGCCATATGGCCTCGTTCGTCGTATGCAAAAGAGATTGCAGATGTAGCTAGTGCTTTCTCCCGCGAAATCATCATTCATCAGCCAATGGAGCCGATGTCTGCTGATGCTAAGCCGGGACCTGGCGCCGTGTACGTTGATATGACATCTGAAGACATTCGAGCTACTCTCCGTGCTAATTTCAAACTTATTCCCGGGGCTGTTGGGCTAAACAACCACATGGGATCTAAGTTCACACAGAACCGTGAAGCAGTACGAGAGGTTGCACTGGAAGCAAAGGAAAGTGGGTTCTTTGTTCTGGACAGTATGACTCATGCAAAATCAGTGTTTTTCAATGAGGCGAAAAGGCAAGGGCTAATTGCCTTCAGGAGAAATGTTTTCATCGATAATGTGAAGGAAGTTCAGAGCACTTTACACCAGCTGAAAAAAGCTGAACGCATTGCATTGGCTAAAGGTACCGCCATTGCAATCGGGCACCCGTATCCCACCACCTTGTTAGCGCTGCAAGAGTGGGAAAAACAGCGCAACGGAAGGGTTGCGGTTGTCAAGTTGTCGGAGCTTCTGGACTTCTAG
- a CDS encoding S41 family peptidase, translating into MRITMWLVAIMTTALLAFSSIPGMATDAQSKFESLKRFSQILDLVERYYVQDVPRTDLINGAIDGMLQSLDPHSTFMDQEEYKSMQESTTGEFFGIGVEITQDESGVLRVVTPIEDTPADKAGLAAGDLILEVNGSLTQDLGLRESVSRIKGEKGSKVKLTILSKKAKAPREVEIVRDSIPLISAKVRELDDGIVWIRLSRFSENTTDELKEKLTAYKKKHKIKGVVLDLRNNPGGLLDQSIKIADIFLQGGTVVSIKGKGNESRNFDAAKQSADITAPMVVLINAGSASASEIVAGALRDHNRALIIGEPSFGKGSVQNIIPLNDGSAIKLTIARYYTPNGTSIQAKGIEPDLLVPFEIPAKEEKDPIKFLNAPREKDLNGHLEKVGKGKKKSAFKRDKAVQERLDKDNQLRLAMDLVETLPRIKSLH; encoded by the coding sequence ATGCGCATTACTATGTGGTTAGTCGCCATCATGACTACAGCTTTACTTGCTTTCTCTTCTATTCCCGGCATGGCTACCGATGCACAAAGCAAGTTTGAGTCTCTCAAGCGATTTAGCCAGATTCTGGATCTTGTTGAACGCTATTATGTACAGGACGTTCCAAGAACAGACCTCATTAACGGTGCCATTGACGGCATGCTCCAGTCTCTCGACCCGCACTCCACTTTCATGGATCAGGAAGAATACAAGAGCATGCAGGAATCCACCACCGGTGAATTCTTCGGCATCGGCGTAGAAATCACGCAAGATGAATCAGGTGTACTCCGAGTGGTAACACCTATTGAAGATACTCCTGCTGATAAAGCTGGCTTAGCTGCCGGCGATTTAATTCTTGAAGTAAACGGTAGCCTCACACAGGACTTAGGTCTGCGCGAGTCCGTTTCACGTATCAAAGGCGAAAAAGGCAGCAAAGTTAAGCTGACCATTCTTTCCAAAAAAGCAAAAGCTCCTCGCGAAGTAGAAATCGTTCGTGACTCCATTCCACTCATCAGCGCAAAAGTGCGTGAACTCGATGACGGAATCGTATGGATTCGCCTCAGCCGTTTCTCTGAGAACACAACAGACGAGCTTAAAGAAAAACTTACTGCTTACAAAAAGAAACATAAAATTAAAGGCGTTGTTCTCGATTTACGTAACAACCCCGGCGGCCTGCTCGATCAGTCCATTAAAATTGCAGATATCTTCCTTCAGGGCGGCACTGTAGTTTCCATCAAAGGTAAAGGGAATGAATCCCGTAACTTTGATGCTGCTAAACAGTCTGCGGACATCACAGCTCCTATGGTTGTGCTTATTAACGCAGGCTCTGCTTCTGCTTCTGAAATTGTTGCCGGCGCACTGCGCGACCATAACCGCGCACTGATTATTGGTGAACCAAGCTTTGGTAAAGGTTCTGTACAGAACATTATCCCGCTGAACGATGGTAGTGCTATCAAGCTTACCATTGCCCGTTACTATACCCCGAACGGCACCTCTATTCAGGCTAAAGGCATTGAGCCAGACCTTCTGGTTCCATTTGAAATCCCGGCAAAAGAAGAAAAAGATCCTATTAAGTTCCTTAATGCTCCACGCGAAAAAGATCTTAACGGTCATCTTGAAAAAGTTGGCAAAGGCAAAAAGAAATCTGCCTTCAAACGAGATAAAGCTGTGCAGGAACGCCTTGATAAAGACAACCAGCTCAGACTCGCTATGGATCTTGTTGAAACGCTCCCGCGTATCAAAAGCTTACACTAA
- a CDS encoding murein hydrolase activator EnvC, which produces MKKNFLYILLILIMLSFVTTCPTAFAEDAASITKKLKQEKRQAESKKKKLTTLKRKAQRLQRTLTQEETIAAKLTRTIGAREKKYLELTTKNKTLVLEYNKLNTKNKLAQKELISLVKKLWPLYINSRVLTSNAADNWDELDRRYTWTSTLYTKVEKKQRSLLEQEAKLKLLATKQSALSAKAKRQLAEVNKKKDQLLQQKLRHRKQLKEVSKQRASAESSLRNVLSIIETLNYKLEEKGKAGANFPLLKGVLPWPAHGVIAKRFKPRNKPPVRGIGLALQKGSKIKAVSSGKVVHNDVLRGFGRVVIVMHGEEYFSLYAFLADSMLKVGDVIKQKQMIGNAGFYPAVDGTGVYFELRFHQKAINPETWLSALD; this is translated from the coding sequence ATGAAAAAGAATTTCCTGTACATACTCCTCATACTCATCATGTTGTCCTTTGTAACAACATGCCCCACTGCTTTTGCTGAAGATGCAGCATCTATCACTAAGAAGTTGAAACAGGAAAAACGGCAGGCTGAGAGTAAAAAGAAAAAACTCACAACGCTGAAACGCAAAGCACAGCGCCTACAGCGCACGCTCACTCAAGAAGAAACAATAGCAGCCAAACTTACCCGCACAATCGGCGCTCGAGAAAAAAAATACCTCGAGCTGACCACAAAGAATAAAACCTTGGTACTTGAATACAACAAGCTGAATACCAAGAATAAATTAGCACAAAAAGAATTGATATCATTGGTTAAAAAGTTATGGCCGTTGTACATTAATAGCCGAGTGCTTACCAGCAACGCAGCAGATAACTGGGACGAGCTGGACAGACGCTATACATGGACCTCGACACTGTACACAAAGGTAGAAAAAAAACAGCGCTCACTCTTGGAGCAAGAAGCCAAGCTAAAGCTACTTGCAACAAAACAGTCTGCACTTTCTGCCAAGGCAAAGCGACAACTTGCAGAAGTTAACAAAAAGAAAGATCAACTTTTGCAACAGAAGCTACGCCACCGTAAACAACTTAAAGAAGTCAGCAAGCAGCGAGCTTCAGCAGAATCGTCACTGCGTAACGTTCTCTCAATTATTGAAACGCTGAACTATAAACTTGAAGAGAAGGGAAAGGCAGGTGCAAACTTCCCTCTTCTCAAAGGTGTTCTGCCCTGGCCTGCCCATGGCGTTATCGCCAAGCGGTTCAAACCTAGGAATAAGCCCCCCGTTCGCGGAATCGGACTTGCTCTACAAAAAGGCAGCAAAATTAAGGCCGTCTCCAGTGGCAAAGTTGTGCACAACGATGTCTTACGAGGATTCGGACGAGTTGTTATTGTAATGCACGGTGAAGAGTATTTTTCACTGTATGCATTTCTCGCCGACAGTATGCTCAAAGTCGGCGATGTCATTAAACAAAAACAGATGATCGGCAATGCAGGCTTCTACCCCGCAGTAGATGGGACAGGAGTGTATTTCGAATTGCGCTTTCATCAAAAAGCAATTAATCCAGAGACGTGGCTCTCAGCACTGGATTAA
- a CDS encoding endonuclease III domain-containing protein yields MNREKLLMDMFTAIRNELGNSNWWPADSTFEVMVGAVLTQNTNWKNVEKAIQTLKQQNLLTPQSMLDLTQDELAALIRPAGYYNLKAKRLQNLLRWFKDIANFEFSAVDHLSIDELRSELLAVNGIGQETADSILLYAFGRPSFVVDAYTRRIFNRHSLIEEDIYYDDLRDFFMDVLPHDVALFNEYHAFIVRIAKEWCLKKEARCETCPLRNFLE; encoded by the coding sequence ATGAATCGTGAAAAATTACTTATGGATATGTTTACAGCTATCCGAAACGAACTTGGGAACAGTAACTGGTGGCCTGCTGACAGCACGTTTGAAGTGATGGTTGGTGCGGTCCTTACACAGAATACAAACTGGAAGAATGTCGAAAAAGCTATCCAGACCCTGAAGCAACAGAACCTACTCACACCACAGTCCATGCTTGACTTAACACAAGATGAACTGGCAGCACTTATACGCCCAGCCGGTTACTACAACCTAAAAGCAAAACGGCTACAAAATTTGCTCCGCTGGTTTAAGGACATTGCAAACTTTGAATTCTCGGCAGTTGATCATTTATCAATTGATGAATTACGTTCAGAGTTGCTAGCGGTTAACGGCATAGGACAAGAAACAGCAGACTCTATTTTGCTCTATGCATTTGGTCGCCCGTCTTTTGTTGTTGATGCCTACACAAGGCGTATTTTCAATCGCCACAGCTTAATTGAAGAGGACATTTACTACGATGACCTCCGTGATTTTTTCATGGATGTGTTGCCACATGATGTTGCCCTCTTTAACGAATACCATGCCTTCATAGTTCGTATCGCGAAGGAATGGTGTCTAAAAAAAGAGGCACGATGCGAGACATGCCCCTTGCGTAATTTTTTGGAATAA
- a CDS encoding GyrI-like domain-containing protein — protein sequence MNAHDRIRCALHYIEQHLDEPVSLAMLAEKSMYAPHHFHHVFRGLVGEGVAEYQRRLKMQRAANALLYSNRQIIDIALQAEYGSQEAFTRAFKRWCGYTPKYYRKCSPEHEFISGETLMTTKHSLLKEHDLTVDVRNIPTIHVACLRYVGDYQGCGEVHEELCTWAGKQGLFENPPEFLGLCHDDPKTTPAEKCRYDACMVIPESFTVAKGADKKEIAGGRYATVTHKGSYETLYITYAALLGEWLPQSGEELQEAPSIQVYLNDIEKTPVDELLTEIRIALQ from the coding sequence ATGAATGCACACGATCGCATCCGCTGCGCCCTACATTATATAGAGCAGCATTTAGACGAACCAGTATCCCTAGCTATGCTGGCAGAAAAAAGCATGTATGCACCGCATCACTTCCATCATGTATTCAGAGGCCTCGTGGGAGAAGGAGTTGCGGAGTATCAGCGTCGATTGAAAATGCAACGCGCAGCGAATGCGCTACTCTACAGCAACAGGCAGATCATCGATATCGCTCTACAGGCTGAATACGGTTCGCAGGAAGCATTCACTCGTGCATTCAAACGTTGGTGTGGCTACACTCCCAAATATTATAGGAAGTGTTCGCCGGAACATGAATTTATATCAGGAGAAACCCTCATGACAACCAAACATAGCCTGTTGAAAGAACACGATTTAACAGTAGATGTACGCAACATACCGACAATACATGTTGCATGTTTGAGGTATGTCGGAGACTACCAAGGCTGTGGAGAAGTACACGAAGAATTGTGTACTTGGGCTGGAAAGCAAGGTTTGTTTGAAAATCCGCCAGAATTTTTAGGACTCTGCCATGACGACCCTAAAACGACACCAGCGGAAAAATGCCGCTACGATGCATGCATGGTCATACCGGAATCTTTTACGGTGGCAAAAGGTGCAGACAAAAAAGAAATTGCAGGTGGCCGCTACGCCACAGTTACTCATAAAGGCTCTTATGAAACGCTCTACATTACCTATGCTGCGTTACTAGGTGAATGGCTACCTCAATCAGGAGAAGAACTGCAGGAAGCCCCATCAATTCAGGTCTACCTTAATGACATCGAAAAAACACCAGTTGATGAGTTACTGACAGAAATTCGTATTGCACTACAGTAA
- the hrpB gene encoding ATP-dependent helicase HrpB produces the protein MHTNFFEKLPRLPIDSSLSEIVSTLTKSPNAVLHAPPGAGKTTRVPLALLKNIHLTEKKIIMLEPRRLAARTAAARLASTLGEQVGKTIGYRVKNDTKISSETKIEVVTEGVLTRIIQNDPELSAYSSIIFDEFHERSLHADLGLALAIEIQEALRDDLRILVMSATLDTQEISTLLNNCPVISSEGRSYPVTIKHVPMPQALATRVGQNIPALLNHVVKTIQYSMTNDEGSILVFLPGAGEITRVADMLKSTSPQNVDIAPLYGNLPQKQQDAAILPAKTGRRKIVLATSIAETSLTIEGIRVVIDSGLSRSSRFSPATGMNRLITEPVSIAAATQRTGRAGRLESGVCYRLWSEVQENSFRAFASPEIKETDLAPLALELAQWGAYGENGVHALAWLDTPPASSYSQALTLLQQLGALNTDFSITDHGKTIAALPLHPRLAHMIVTAKNNGYGYTACTLAAILSERAQGSDLRHLVEQAASSPAIEKTSKHLCKLLKIPATERIDSDVTGACLALAYPDRIGKLHAGSRTEYKLTNGRKAQLSEDSPLAATPFIVVAELNDAHATSRIWRCAPIDIIEIETLFQKQIRTQHLVAWVNKTASVATLQTEQLGELILAQQPSSTTSQEQILTAMLEGVRSLGLSSLPWTTDALRLRERLTFMHTHPQLRNSATNPYEWPDVSEKSLLSTLETWLSPYLTGMRKASDLRKLDLETILLASLEWAQQVALQKLAPTHFTVPSGSTIRIDYSEPTAPTLPVKLQEMFGAPQTPTIAGGQLPLTIHLLSPAGRPLQVTRDLISFWGNGYTSVRSEMRGRYPKHPWPEHPLTAEPTRKTNRALKKK, from the coding sequence ATGCACACAAACTTTTTTGAAAAATTACCACGACTTCCTATCGATTCAAGCCTGTCTGAAATCGTGTCGACTCTTACAAAATCCCCGAATGCCGTGCTTCACGCGCCTCCCGGGGCAGGTAAAACCACACGAGTTCCACTCGCATTACTAAAAAATATTCATCTGACAGAAAAAAAGATTATTATGCTCGAACCAAGACGTTTAGCGGCTCGCACCGCTGCTGCGCGCCTTGCCAGCACCCTTGGTGAGCAAGTAGGCAAAACCATTGGATATCGTGTAAAAAACGATACCAAAATATCTTCTGAGACTAAAATTGAAGTCGTTACGGAAGGAGTTCTGACGCGGATCATCCAGAATGATCCTGAACTTTCCGCATATTCGAGCATCATTTTTGATGAATTCCACGAAAGAAGCCTTCATGCAGATTTAGGCTTGGCACTGGCAATTGAAATTCAGGAAGCTCTGCGCGATGACCTGCGGATTCTTGTCATGTCCGCAACGCTCGACACACAAGAAATTTCCACACTGCTCAACAACTGTCCCGTTATCAGCAGTGAAGGAAGAAGCTATCCTGTTACCATCAAACATGTGCCCATGCCACAAGCTCTTGCCACGCGTGTTGGTCAAAACATCCCCGCTCTACTCAACCACGTGGTCAAAACCATCCAGTACTCCATGACAAACGACGAAGGTAGCATTCTCGTTTTCCTACCCGGTGCCGGAGAAATAACCCGTGTTGCAGACATGCTCAAATCCACGTCACCGCAAAATGTGGACATCGCACCGCTGTACGGGAATCTACCACAGAAACAGCAAGACGCAGCCATTCTTCCAGCAAAAACAGGACGCAGAAAAATAGTTCTCGCTACTTCCATTGCAGAAACCTCCCTCACCATTGAGGGAATCCGCGTCGTTATCGACAGCGGTTTATCGCGTTCCTCACGTTTTTCACCTGCAACCGGAATGAACAGACTCATCACAGAACCTGTTTCCATTGCGGCTGCAACCCAACGAACCGGACGTGCCGGTCGCTTAGAAAGTGGTGTATGTTATCGCTTGTGGTCAGAAGTTCAGGAGAATTCATTCCGTGCATTCGCATCACCAGAAATCAAAGAAACAGACTTGGCACCGCTTGCCCTTGAACTAGCCCAATGGGGTGCCTACGGTGAAAATGGTGTCCACGCTCTCGCATGGTTGGATACTCCACCAGCAAGCAGCTACAGCCAAGCACTCACGCTCCTACAGCAGCTTGGAGCACTCAACACAGATTTTTCCATTACAGATCATGGCAAAACTATCGCAGCACTGCCGCTGCATCCACGGCTTGCACATATGATCGTCACAGCTAAAAACAACGGCTACGGTTACACCGCCTGCACCCTTGCCGCTATTCTCTCTGAAAGAGCACAAGGCTCAGACTTGCGACATCTCGTAGAACAGGCCGCATCCAGCCCTGCGATCGAAAAAACGTCCAAGCATCTTTGCAAACTCTTGAAGATTCCCGCAACAGAAAGGATCGACTCAGACGTAACCGGAGCCTGCCTTGCTCTTGCCTATCCAGATCGCATAGGCAAACTGCACGCTGGCAGCCGTACTGAATACAAACTTACAAACGGACGAAAAGCGCAACTGTCAGAAGACAGCCCTCTCGCCGCCACACCATTCATAGTTGTTGCTGAATTAAATGATGCACATGCTACCAGCCGCATATGGCGCTGTGCCCCCATAGATATTATTGAGATAGAAACACTCTTCCAAAAGCAAATCCGCACACAACATCTCGTAGCGTGGGTCAATAAAACCGCCTCAGTCGCGACCTTGCAAACAGAACAACTTGGCGAACTCATTCTTGCACAACAACCATCTTCAACGACGTCACAAGAGCAAATCCTTACTGCAATGCTTGAAGGCGTTAGAAGCCTTGGCTTGTCCTCATTGCCATGGACTACAGATGCCCTGCGTCTGCGCGAACGTCTTACATTTATGCATACACACCCTCAGTTGCGCAATTCCGCAACAAATCCATATGAATGGCCAGACGTGTCAGAAAAGTCGCTTCTCAGCACCCTCGAAACATGGCTTTCACCATACCTTACAGGAATGCGCAAAGCATCAGATCTACGTAAGCTAGATCTTGAAACTATTTTGCTTGCATCATTAGAATGGGCACAACAGGTCGCACTGCAAAAACTGGCTCCTACCCATTTCACCGTTCCGTCTGGTTCAACCATTCGAATAGACTACAGTGAACCAACTGCACCTACCCTACCTGTAAAACTTCAAGAAATGTTTGGGGCACCGCAAACGCCAACCATAGCAGGTGGACAACTACCATTAACTATACACCTGTTATCTCCTGCCGGAAGACCGCTGCAAGTTACGCGCGACCTCATATCCTTTTGGGGAAACGGATATACCTCAGTCCGGTCGGAAATGCGCGGGAGATACCCAAAGCATCCATGGCCTGAACATCCACTCACCGCAGAACCGACACGCAAAACAAACAGAGCGTTAAAGAAAAAATAA